In Streptomyces sp. NBC_00483, a single window of DNA contains:
- a CDS encoding alpha/beta hydrolase, which yields MPDLSDLPEPIHRLVPSPAGRTHLVEQGTGPLVLLLHGFPESWYSWRRQLPALAAAGYRAAAIDVRGYGRSSRPDDIAAYRMIELVEDNVAVVRALGEESAVVIGHDWGANIAATSALVRPEVFRAVGLLSVPYAPRGGPRPSEVFAQMGGGEEEFYVSYFQEAGRAEGEIEPDVRGWLGGIYAALSADTMPGADAPDPHFVTRGGLMRDRFPGGRPEWLSEDELDVYAGEFERTGMGGALARYRNMDRDWEDLEAYDGAPIVQPSLFIGGGRDASTTWLAEAIAAYPKTLPGLAGSHVLPGAGHWLQQERPAEVNRLLVDWLTALR from the coding sequence ATGCCCGACCTGTCCGACCTGCCCGAACCGATCCACCGTCTTGTGCCCTCACCGGCGGGCCGCACCCATCTCGTGGAGCAGGGGACGGGGCCGCTCGTCCTGCTCCTGCACGGGTTCCCCGAGTCCTGGTACTCGTGGCGGCGGCAGCTTCCGGCGCTCGCCGCCGCCGGATATCGGGCGGCCGCGATCGACGTACGGGGGTACGGGAGGTCGTCGCGGCCGGACGACATCGCCGCGTACCGGATGATCGAGCTCGTCGAGGACAACGTCGCCGTGGTCCGTGCCCTCGGTGAGGAGTCGGCGGTCGTGATCGGCCACGACTGGGGTGCGAACATCGCCGCCACCTCGGCGCTGGTCCGTCCGGAGGTCTTTCGGGCGGTGGGGCTGCTGAGCGTGCCGTACGCGCCGCGGGGCGGGCCGAGGCCCAGTGAGGTGTTCGCCCAGATGGGCGGCGGCGAGGAGGAGTTCTACGTCTCCTACTTCCAGGAGGCGGGGCGCGCGGAGGGGGAGATCGAGCCGGATGTGCGGGGGTGGCTGGGCGGGATCTATGCCGCGCTCTCCGCGGACACGATGCCGGGGGCGGATGCGCCTGACCCGCATTTCGTCACGCGTGGTGGGCTGATGCGGGACCGGTTCCCCGGGGGTCGGCCCGAGTGGCTGAGCGAGGATGAACTCGACGTGTATGCGGGGGAGTTCGAGCGTACGGGGATGGGGGGTGCGCTTGCCCGGTACCGGAACATGGACCGGGACTGGGAGGACCTGGAGGCGTACGACGGTGCGCCGATCGTGCAGCCGTCCTTGTTCATCGGTGGGGGGCGGGACGCCTCGACGACCTGGCTGGCGGAGGCGATTGCCGCGTACCCGAAGACGTTGCCGGGCCTCGCGGGGTCGCACGTTCTGCCCGGGGCGGGTCACTGGCTCCAGCAGGAACGTCCTGCGGAGGTCAACCGTCTGCTCGTGGACTGGCTGACCGCGCTCCGATAG